A section of the Telopea speciosissima isolate NSW1024214 ecotype Mountain lineage chromosome 3, Tspe_v1, whole genome shotgun sequence genome encodes:
- the LOC122653952 gene encoding uncharacterized protein LOC122653952, with the protein MERSSATLPSDSGSVVGAGGGGASKYLANLPSRGLFSSTVISSNPISSYTLQLFNPSDLLSVLYSAVVKSISHARSSYPHIYFHPEEQLIKTNQTNILIRSLTLKKQKSDSSSKDVKGKGTTESTKGKRAAERAVDGRASAKRVNMTNRSGNPKQEGTSTRTFERDFQGLTVERLRARLKERSLSVKGKKDVLIARLKGDRVDGEP; encoded by the exons ATGGAACGCTCGTCTGCTACGCTGCCCTCCGATTCGGGTTCAGTGGTTGGGGCTGGGGGTGGGGGAGCTTCTAAGTACCTGGCCAACCTTCCCTCTCGCGGCCTCTTCTCCTCCACCGTTATCTCTTCTAATCCG ATTTCCAGTTACACTTTGCAACTTTTCAACCCATCTGACCTATTGTCTGTTCTCTACTCTGCTGTTGTTAAAAGTATATCTCAT GCTAGAAGTTCTTACCCTCACATATATTTCCATCCAGAGGAGCAACTAATAAAGACGAACCAAACAAACATACTGATTAGGTCTCTCACACTTAAGAAACAGAAAAGTGATTCCAGCTCAAAGGATGTGAAGGGTAAAGGTACAACTGAGAGCACCAAGGGCAAGAG AGCTGCTGAGAGAGCTGTAGATGGGAGGGCTTCAGCCAAGAGAGTGAACATGACAAACCGTTCTGGAAATCCTAAACAAG AGGGAACCAGTACTCGCACATTTGAGAGGGATTTCCAGGGTCTTACTGTGGAGAGGCTGCGTGCCCGTCTAAAGGAGAGGAGTCTGTCAGTCAAAGGAAAGAAG GATGTACTGATTGCACGCCTGAAAGGTGATAGGGTTGATGGCGAACCATAA